One Pseudomonas sp. C27(2019) DNA window includes the following coding sequences:
- a CDS encoding carbon-nitrogen hydrolase family protein — translation MTVAVIQMVSSENIAANLASARQLLEQAVAVGARLAVLPENFAAMGHSNVAQIARLEAQQQGPILPWLAQTARELGLWLVAGTVPLLAKGQLEGKPCASSLLFNSDGECVARYDKLHLFDAAVDDQQGSYKESERYAQGQSCTVVDTPVGRLGMTICYDLRFPELYAALRDAGAELISVPSAFTALTGVAHWQVLLRARAIETQCMLLAANQGGVHGLGRETYGHSAIIDAWGSVLAELPSGAGCITHCYPRAEQAAIRQRMPVWQHKRFSVAQLVRTDTEDTQ, via the coding sequence ATGACGGTCGCAGTGATTCAGATGGTCTCGAGTGAGAATATTGCTGCCAATCTGGCCAGTGCTCGCCAGCTGTTAGAGCAGGCTGTTGCAGTGGGCGCGCGCTTAGCAGTGCTGCCAGAAAACTTTGCCGCCATGGGTCATAGTAATGTCGCACAGATCGCCCGTCTTGAAGCACAGCAGCAAGGCCCGATCTTACCTTGGTTAGCCCAGACTGCGCGCGAGCTCGGCTTGTGGCTTGTTGCTGGGACAGTTCCCTTGTTGGCAAAGGGGCAGCTTGAGGGTAAACCCTGTGCCAGCTCTTTACTGTTTAATAGCGACGGTGAGTGTGTTGCGCGTTACGATAAATTGCATTTGTTTGATGCTGCAGTTGATGATCAACAAGGCAGTTATAAGGAATCTGAGCGTTATGCTCAAGGACAGAGTTGTACAGTGGTGGACACACCGGTTGGCCGCTTAGGCATGACGATCTGTTACGATTTACGCTTTCCTGAGTTGTATGCTGCGTTGCGTGATGCCGGTGCTGAGTTGATTAGCGTACCATCGGCGTTTACCGCACTGACCGGCGTAGCGCATTGGCAGGTGTTATTGCGCGCTCGAGCGATTGAAACCCAGTGCATGCTGCTGGCAGCAAACCAAGGTGGGGTGCATGGCTTAGGACGTGAAACCTATGGCCACTCAGCCATTATTGATGCCTGGGGCAGTGTCTTAGCCGAGTTACCGAGTGGTGCCGGCTGTATAACGCATTGTTATCCGCGTGCTGAGCAAGCGGCTATCCGCCAACGTATGCCTGTATGGCAACATAAACGATTTTCTGTTGCG